The Thermoplasmata archaeon genomic interval ATCCCCGACCCGACCAGGAGGTACTGGGAGGGCACCGCGAGAATGAACGCACCCGCCACCACCGTGATCGCCCCGATCACCGCCACGCCAGCGACCGCCCCGGCGGCGCCGTGGCGCAGGGTTCCCGTTTCGCCTTGGAGGGCAAAGATCAGCGCGACCACCTCCGTCATCTCAACGATGACGATCAGGAAGGCAAGGACGACCGTCGCTAGGTTCAGGGTAAGGTACACCTCGCGCTGAAAGAGTACGACCGCATAGCGTTCGCGCAGGTACCGGACGGTCCGGCGTTATATCCCGAAGCTCGCCTCGTGCGGAGCCATGACCGAACCGGCCGGCCGTGGCGTCGCGGGCATCCCGCCTGGAATGGTGGACCCCGTGATCGAGATCCTAGGCGCTTCCCCCTCCCCGGTCCGACGGCGAAAGCTCCTGGAAGAACTGGAGCGTCGCGGGCATCGGATCTCGCTCGCAGGGCTCAATCGTATCCTCCAGCGCCTCGCCGAATCCGGACGGACCGTCGAGACCCCGGACGGCGTCCGACTGAAACCGCGGGGCGGGTGACCGCCCCGCGACGTGCCGTCTAGTGGTCCTTCTTCTCGTCGTCGGAGCCCTTGAATCCCTTCTTGGCTCCGGTGCCGACGGCCTTGGCCCCGCTCCAGATTCCCTTGCCGACCTTACCGGCAACCTCTCCGGTCTTCTCGGCCACGTGCAGGGAACCCTCGGCCGCCCGCTGACCCATGCCTACTTCGTGGCCGCAGGCCGTGCAGTTCTTCGCGCCCTCGGTAAGCTCGGCTCCGCATGCTGAACACTTCATGATCGTTGGTCCCCCCGATGCCACGGTAAAATGCACTTCCTCCCGTTTAAACCTGCCGGATTTCCGAAGGAGAGCGGGCGGGGATGGGCCGGGACGGATTTGAACCGTCGATCTCCGCGTTGTAAGCGCGACGTCCTAACCGCTAGACCACCGGCCCGTGGTGGGGGGATGACCGCTCTCCCATCATGGGAGTATCGGTGCTGGAGTGCTCGCGATGACGCACCCGCACGGCGCTCCCCTTCGTCAGTCCCGTCATCAGCCGCCCCGGTAGGAGGGCTTCGCCGACCCCGAGCAGCCTCCCATCGCGCATCAGCACCACCGCATCTCCTACGCGGATGGCCGGATCCGCACGTCGAACGCCCGGGACGAACAGATCTCCGGCGAGGGTGAGCCCCTCCGAGACCTCGACCGCGAGCGGGGGATCGGGAAGGAGTCGCTGGCCGCCGGCGACCGTGAGGTGGAACAATCCCCGCTCCTCCCTCCACGTCGCGAGGTCGACGTGGGCCGGATCAACGAGGCGCTGGAACCACGGTCGTCCGGCGAGGCGGATCTTCCCCGCGAAGAGCCGGTCCGCGGCGGTCCGGCCGAACTGGAACGCGGCAATCTCCGCGAGTTCCTCCCGGACCACGGAGAGGGGTCCCCCGGAGGTGGGCCGGGACTCGACGAGCGCGCCGGCGACCGCGTCCCGCAGCGATGCGAGGGCCTCGGTCGTCGTGGTCCGATCGTCGCCGATCGTCCACGCGGTGGGAAGGCGCTCTCCGATCGCTTCGCGCACGAAGCCATACTCGGCCGGATCGAGGTGGGCCACGATCGCGCGGTATCGTCCCTGCCCGAGGATATGATGGAGGCCTTCCCGGATGGGCTGCCGCTCCGCCTCGGACCATTCGCCGGTCACCGGGATGTCGTACTGCCGAGCCGGGTACACATCCTCGAGCTCGCGCGGGACGAGTCCGACCGGAGAGCTAAGCGAGACGACGTGGACGCGCTCGATGGAACGGAGGCCCTCGAGAGCGCCCCAGAACCGTCGGTGCGAGCGGGAATTGCGGTACGGTTTGGTCCGGCTGCACGGAACGAGCAGCAGTACCTCTTTCGAGGCCGGTGGGCGGTACCGTTCGAGGAGGCGGGCGCGGAACCTCCGCATCTGTGGGCGACGCAAGGATTCGGCCAGGACGTACCGGCCCGTCCCATGACCGACGACGGGAGTGTATTCCTCCAGGAGATCCGCGAGGTCCCGGTCGGCGTACCGCAGCATCTCCGCCAAGGTGGGCTCGGCGGCGAGCCTCGCCTCCACCAGTTCCCTCAGCCGACCGACGCGCGAAGCGTGGTTGGCCCGGGCGAAGGCATCCCGATAGATCGCTCCGAGATCGCTCGCCACTGAGGTCGTCAACGATGTTTCGGGGGCCGACGTTCCCAGCGACTCGTCCAACTCCGTCCCCGCCGACGAAAGGATCTCGCCTTCGGTCGTATCCATGAGATCGATGCCGAGGTACTGCAGCATGGGGATCCGGTGGGGCAGTGCCACGCGGGGCGCCCACAGTAGGGGCGCCGGTCCGAGCTCCT includes:
- a CDS encoding zinc-ribbon domain-containing protein codes for the protein MKCSACGAELTEGAKNCTACGHEVGMGQRAAEGSLHVAEKTGEVAGKVGKGIWSGAKAVGTGAKKGFKGSDDEKKDH
- a CDS encoding DUF5591 domain-containing protein, with product MTRTVDRIEGLGLIGRGTVGNLSFPVPALLERPSDRAPPGRLCVSTVAGTLPGHRHLAIGDGTRSVDLTFPVPAPEITGAGGSASEAGFGSWVVHWPPPADALQRLRAARPELLVLGNARALWSDGESFIQAIGAIRKELGPAPLLWAPRVALPHRIPMLQYLGIDLMDTTEGEILSSAGTELDESLGTSAPETSLTTSVASDLGAIYRDAFARANHASRVGRLRELVEARLAAEPTLAEMLRYADRDLADLLEEYTPVVGHGTGRYVLAESLRRPQMRRFRARLLERYRPPASKEVLLLVPCSRTKPYRNSRSHRRFWGALEGLRSIERVHVVSLSSPVGLVPRELEDVYPARQYDIPVTGEWSEAERQPIREGLHHILGQGRYRAIVAHLDPAEYGFVREAIGERLPTAWTIGDDRTTTTEALASLRDAVAGALVESRPTSGGPLSVVREELAEIAAFQFGRTAADRLFAGKIRLAGRPWFQRLVDPAHVDLATWREERGLFHLTVAGGQRLLPDPPLAVEVSEGLTLAGDLFVPGVRRADPAIRVGDAVVLMRDGRLLGVGEALLPGRLMTGLTKGSAVRVRHREHSSTDTPMMGERSSPHHGPVV